The Haliotis asinina isolate JCU_RB_2024 chromosome 2, JCU_Hal_asi_v2, whole genome shotgun sequence genomic interval CAAGCTCTCGACCCATCAAATCGCGTAGATCTGTGTCCACCTCAAGAGTGACGTCACTATGTTGACATCGTGTCAGCATCACGACTGTCAAAATCGACTTAACAGAGAAGAAAACCAGCGATTTTTCGGTTTCTGCTTGTCCCAAGAATGCTTATGGAATGTACAACGTGCTACCTCAAATGGACTAGCCTCGCAGTGAAATATCGGGGAACAGAATTATTGCTTTTGTCATTTACCGCTTTTCTCTTTAAACTCACAATGAGACTAGTGTTTCTTCTTCAACCGACAAATCCACGCTGCTGGGCCACACGCGAAAATCTCGCGAGATACGAGTTGTATGGGAGTTTAAATATACACAACTAGCACATCTCAAATACACCTGTacatgaatttagttttaaccCAACCGCCTCTTGACTGACTATTCTAAACTGTTTTTAAATTTACGATGGGCAGGAATTTGCGCAACCGCAAGCGAACACTCAGCGCAGAGCCATTTACGTTCTATGAAGGACCCGGCTCTATCCATGGAAGAAGAACAAAGTGGTACTGTGATAACGCACCTTTACGCTATGTACACCGGGTGTGTAAGTTACTTTGATAATGACAGATCTTTCTGACTCAGTATGGATTATCTCCGTGTGCTTTCTGGAGTGTCAGTACAAAGATGACtcacaatgaaaataaaaatatgcatCCTACATCTCTGAACCCGTTGGCATCGAAGCGTGAAGACAGATGTGTGACTATGAACAGGTTGCGGTGGCTCCAGGGACGGAAAAACAAATTTTCAAGATGCATTCATTTCCCTCTTCAGGAACGCTATGTCCACACCTATTATATACGTGCACACCTTCACTTGAACATATCTGTGTACTGACTGAAAATAGTCAATGTAAGTAAAGTATGGTTACCTTCTAGTCACATGGTTAAGGTGATGGTACAAACTGACATTTGCATACAGGGTAACATGTTTTAAATACTTTTTATAGTACTCGAAATTGTCAGTTTGTAAACGCTCGTTTATGAATTGTATGTGGTGATCTTCATAGTCGAGttcaagaatatattgtaaatGTTGCATATGGTGTGTCTTCACTCCCTATTTACTTGTCCATCTTGTCAGATAACAATCGCCACAAACGGTTGGGTCTCCTCACATAAGAACAACATCCGATAAGAACTGCAGAAGTTAAAACAACGCATGCCATGTCCACTGCACAGATTAACTATATGCTGTAACCTGCGTCTGCTTAATGGGATTGCTCAAAAGGAATGAAATACatagtgtctgtctgtctatctgagtgtgtctgtctgtctgtctataaaCTTACGGTAGCCGATAGGATCCCATTTTGACAGAGTCTTGGTCACTGATTCGTGAGAGTTTTGATGTCAAAACTGGGACTAACTGGGGGCTAACTGAATGACTACTACAACAAAAAGAGTGTGTATTTGAACAGTGTTGTGTGGTAACAGGAATTAACACCTCAACCACAAAATATAGGAAATAGTTGTGAtttgtacaaaaatatatatcaaacttcatgagtgatttacTGTAAATTTTGCATTTTATTCGTCTTAAGCCTGTGATGTCTATACCAGTATATAGAGTAATTAGTTAATCCTCTTTACCTCTCAGATTAAAATGCTGTTGACATTGGCCCTGATAATACATGAGAAGATTCAAATTTCATCTCATCACATATATACGACACACTGAAGCCACGTGACTTGTGAAAACTGAAGTCAGGTAATAAATACCCGTGTTGAGCTGTGAACCTGTTGATGTCTCCGATACCCTGATACGAATATACGTTTCGCAACGTTGTCACCTTCTCGAAGGACGAATACACTTCTTGTTCACACGTACTGCGTGTGTGGTAGATGCTTCGTATATCAAGGTCTAATTCCTTCTCGTATCCTTAAACATTAGCTTTGTTTTTCATAAGGATGTGTAAGATAATAACGAATAGTAATCAACAAAACACCAAGGTGAGCAACCGGAACATTATTACAAGACAAATTGATGTAATACCCTCAAACGTTTAAGCTTGACGCATGGCGGCTTACCTTGCAGTCGCAGTATGACTTCACTTTCGGGAAAGTATCCGCTCTATGATTTAATAAGATCACGTGTTCAGCTGACGAATAAATATAGAACGTAGTAGAATCCTAGTTACCTGTCCATATCGAAGTTGGCAAGCTTACTACTGTTTGAACGATATCGACCCGACAGTCTCGTGACTTTATAGGGTGTGTTGTTTACACAGTAGTAAAACCCCAGGGGTAAACTGATCTCCAAAGAACGGCGGTGAGTTTGTTGGTTTTATGGCAGGATTTATAACTCAGGTGTCAAGAGGATTATCTAGGGTTTGAAAAAAGCGGTAGCATGTTTCAAAAGATTCTAAGCTGTTAATTGGGATGCGAGTGCCAGCGTTAATTAAATGTTTGGCAGGTATTGTTGGCAAACAGGTGTGTGGCCATTATTAGCAGAGCCGTTGAAACAAGCTCCAATTGACCCCTCAGTCTATTGTGTTATATGCTTAAAgagaataaatatatacttccatGCTTTCATTTCGGATTTTGGGAAATGAAACTGTGAGTGGCTAAGGTTTGGAAGTTCTGACAGACATGAATCGCGTTTACCTACACGTTACCtacatgtttatattgtatgtGAAGTTATAGATGTTTGTTTACGTATGCACTACGACTGAGCCTTTAATAAGCCTGCTTGTCTGTCACACGTGGGATGACGttctttttcttttgaaatgttCATTGATTTACATAAAATTGCAATAACTGTACCGAACAACTACTTaacatttaaaataacaaatttaaATCTGGTGTAAACGCTTACACATTTGGAAGACTCGACATGTCTTCTCTTGGAATCCATACTTCGCAAGTGGCCAGCAATATGAAGACCTCTAccatttttctttatttgtcCAAATGTTACTAAATCCATAATGAGATGTTCTGTTGTAGTGGTGTTCACATAAGCGGCAGCAATATGTTCACCACCCCCAGTTATTCACTGAATATAAAAGTGTTTATGTCAGTGTGGATATACTTGGTTTACAAGGCCATGAAGTAAAAGAAAGTATTACCAGATTTACACTTTACCTGAATCGCCTAAACTTTTAAATGTCTTCCAATATTCAGTTTCGTATTTTGCACACATGGATTACTGCGCACGCCATTTGACTGTGAGCACATACATCGGGGGATACGCCCTGTTTTCGTAGATTCGGTAGTGTTTCAGTATCCGTGGCATGATCGCTATATTTAGATAACGTTCTGTCTATATTAGTTTCATTCAGGTCATGCTGACGTTGAAAATATGCAACGTGTATTGAACGCCCACCTCACATGCTTGATATTCGAATGTTGAGCCAGGAGTGAAGATATATAAACCCGACaaataaacatttatttaaaacaaacgtGATTATTGTCTGTGGTGCATTATCCATCTTTCTTAAAACTGCCCTTCATAAATCGTCTTGAAAAGTGAGTTTCCAAAGATCAATGATCTTTGGCATGTATTGAAGATTCGACCcgataatgttttcattgtcagCATCTAATTTGGATAAAAGTCATGTTCTATTCCAAATAAGTCGCTTCGGACTTAAAACTGTATTGTTAATTTCTTCATGAATCGCTCAGGAACGTCCATACAGactgtagttaggccgaacTTGGTATGGCAGATCTTTCATATTTTCTCACATTAACTACATAAATTGAAGATATAAAAGCGAAAAACTTCCTTTTCTATGTTTGACAGTACTTTagaacttcagcaacccatatttgTTGTTAGAGTctacaaacgggatcgggtgatcaggctgactgggctgtttaacacatgtcaacgtatcccagttgcatagatcatgctcatgctgttgatcactggattgtctggtgttgactcgattatttacagcccgcaaccatatatctggaatattgcggcgttaaactgaactcactcactcataaaacaGATAAACGTCTAACACCAGCATGATTCGGGAATTCCTCCACATCAAGTTGACATGCTGTGACTCATCTCAAACACTGCTCAACTGCGTCACGTCTTGACATGCTGTGACTCATCTCAAACACTGCTCAACTGCGTCACGTCTTGACATGCTGTGACTCATCTCAAACACTGCTCAACTGCGTCACGTCTTGACATGCTGTGACTCATCTCAAACACTGCTCAACTGCGTCACGTCTTGACATGCTGTGACTCATCTCAAACACTGCTCAACTGCGTCACGTCTTCCTCTATGTGCGTCAACACTATCCAGCTACATACACTGAGGACGCGTATCATTTGATCTGAAGGTCACGCATGCAGAACATCATTTACCATCACGTCTCACACGCCTGACTGACATTTTATTCAACGTTGTGATTATGTACCCAGCAGGATGGGTCGCGACCCTTGGTGTCACCATGTGTCTGGGGTCCGATAACTCctaacaaaacattttagaGGGTCAAACCGATACAGGGGTCAGACTGATACAGATGCGTATCATTTTACGGTTCAAGGTCAGTTTCACGTTGTGAAATGTTCACAATGTTCAGGGATGTCATTCTCCCCAAGAAACTTTAAGTGTGTAGACCAGTTGTACACTTAGACCGTAGAAGTCTGCGCATCTAGCTCAAATTCGGTATTCGGGTTTGCTTTCCCTAGGCATGCTAGAACTAAATGCTAGAACTGATAAAAGACTCGGGTTGCTTTTGATGTTCAGAGACCCACGCTTGTCCTAAATGGGCAGGGGGATCAAATGCTCAGTCTCGTCTTCTTAGTCGATGCAAGCAACTGTGCTGATGCAAACCCAACACAATCAATCACTCCCTTCCTGGAATGAGTTGTAGAGTGTTGATTTTATAGACCCCGGAACATTAATGGAAATTAAGTAATGTTCATTAttgtaaaaagaaacaaaccaacaatgaattaaatcaacaaacaacaacaactgacGGGTACCTGTTCCGTTTTCGGGTCTTCATCCAACCAGAAGCTGACACCTTGTAACAAACCAAGAATTCCCTCACTTGTTTAAGCGGTAATATTTTTTAAGGTTAACATCGTTATTAAGAGGTTATAATGGGTTTAACGTAACGACAAACATCAACTGCGGACGAAAGACAGTAGTCGCCCCTTTTTGATTTGGTCACAATGAAACAATCAAGAAAGGGATACTCACTGTTGATGAATACGATAACACCCGTGATAATCCGGATTAGGGTTGGTCTTCgtcaaacccatgcttgtcgcaagagacgactaacaaaatcgggtggtcaggctcgctgacttggttgtcatgtGGCACATATCCCaactgcttagatcgatgctcattctgttgatcacagggTTGCCTGGTCCAGAATTACCATATGTGGTGGTAGTCCTGTGCTTAGAGCTCAAGTCACAATCAGTTGAAGCTACGCAAGGTGTGGTGCGGAGAGCCTGCAGATGGGTGATTGTGTTTgccagcttgactcctgagcgTTTCAAGGATTTCAGTCAAGTCCCACAGCGAGACACATGTGATACAAGTGGCCTCACCTCTatcaagtgagtttgttcaaaattggttttgttcacccagcagtaaaTCGGGTACCTGATATGACACTGTGGTAGTCAGGATTGAATCCTTGAGGAACTGATAGGCGACCAGCTGTggcagcgctttgagcatgcaaaATGCATGGATAATTACGCATTATTAAATGACTATTACTCATTCTAATTATATGAGTGCGGAGTACCAACAAAGAAGTGCATTTAAGTGTATTTATTTATACTTCTCATAGGCGATATTACGCGCATCATATGATGAGTGTCTTATAACAGGGGACTAGACCTAGCAGGGAACACGCAGACAGCATTTGTCAGACACCTCATTAGGTTATCACATGGTTGCGTGAACAAATTTGGGAGGGTTGTTATCCACTAAGTAAATGGACTAATCCAACTGTTATTCCAGGAGTGAGCTATAATGAGATAATTGAGATCTGATCCGAACATCGCACGCGCAGAAGTAAAATTATCACATTCTCTAACACAACTGGCAACTTGTCCGCCTTCTCAATCTTCTTGAGAATCTCTATCAGTCTGAAGACATTCGGGTGACGACTCGAGAGACTGGAATTCAGACGGCTGCTAAGTCCCTCAAGGCAGTTGTTGGTCTTCAAGCCGAAGGTTTCATGATGCATTTACAAGGACAGCCTAAACAGAGAATCATCACTCACGCTCGTAGTGATCATGTAGTCGTTTAGAGCAACAACGGGTAACAAAGAGATGACGGTAGGCAGCAGTAGTTCGGCAGATAGAccgaggggtatgatgatggctTGCGTGGATGATGTGCAGCTGCCTCCTCAAGACAGGGCTTGCTGTAAAGGTTTCATCCTTGTATGTAGCGTAGCTGACTTGcctttttattgtttatttgtttgcccATGATGATAGGTAAGCCACACTATCAACTATGCACGAGAGGACTCTAACTGTTATGTGAGTAGGATCAATTAAAAGGGATTAAACACTGACATTCAAAGCTTACCAATGGGAGTTTGATCTTAATGTGCAAGACAAGCCAAATAGATAGGACTTATTATGTCCTGATTACATTCAAAGCAAACACCTATGTTCTGCTAGTCACTTGATCCAAATGAACAGGGGATGTACTTATAAGGCCTGATCTATTGTTACTGTAGGGATGAGACTTCTTCACCCTCAGTCATGTCTGACCAATGGGATATCATCTTTCATAGTATTCAATAATGCCCAGGGTGAAGCAGATAATGTCATGGTCTGTAAGCATTCATTCCAGACTACACAACAATGTATGCCACTGCATGTCCAGACACGTAGCCACATCGATGTCGTTCGCCCCAGAATGACGTCATGGGAAGCCAGTGCCAGTAGTCCACCAGGGCGGTTCCCAGCTGTTGGCGTATCTGTGGTTGATGAAGACTCCACCTGATCTCATAATCCAGATGATCCCACAGGTGTTAAATAGACTTTAAGTcttgtcgtgacgagaacagtgaCACGTTAACGAAGGAATGCTTCTTCAAACTTAGCGTACGGCTTGGCGTTACCGTGTTGTGAGAGTCCCTGTTACTGCTGGAGAAAGAATGGTCATACCAACGTCATTCCTGTAGATGAGGTCCATGTGGTAGCCACGAATAATGATAAAATCCATGCTATGGCTGCCATAAATGTCTTTCCCAAACCATCACTCCACCGGCAGTACACATATCACTTCCTTACTGGAGCAAAACTTAGCTCAACATCACTCAACGGGAAACCCGATGCGGTCATTATACTGAATTAAGCTTCCTGGAAGTCAAGGGACTTCAGCGCTGTAGTGTACTGTTATAATGAAAAATTGCGCACCTAAACCACCTAAACCAATCAGATTTTGTATTTCGATTTGCAGTTTGACTCGGGACTGATAACCTATGACTGATAAGATAACCTTTGGATGAGAAAGTCGCAATAACATGGTGTGCCTTGTGGCTGGTTGTATACTCCCCGGaactgataatacgatgtgatcgagtgaaaataccagcgccttgggtatactagttgcgtggatatgtgcgctttATAAATATCCCATCCTAATCCTTATCCTAATCCTGATAACATCATAGCTGGGACCAGTGAAACACGGAATGGAGATAGAATAGCAAGGGTTACAGGGAAATCGATAGAGAGAGGCGATAGAAAGTCGGAAATAAGAAAAAAAGTGAGAGGGAGACTTGATTCCATATCCTTCTTGAGTCAGGAACCCGCCAAGGTCGTCAGAGGAAGATTACGAAACACATGAATAAGGAAACAGTGGAAAGGGGTGTCAACGAACAGTGCTGCCGACGTTTGTCCATATATGGCACACGTGCGTGCAGGGTCAGATTTATTTGTGACCGAATCAATATATATCGAAACATGGGATTATTGTTACTTCAGGTCAGACTCGAAACCATTTAAAAAGACATGTTTGACATAAGGAGCACAGTATGTGTAGTACTACACTCTCGGAAGCCAATCCACGTCACTTGGTTGCCGTGTTTGGTGGTGAAGTTGTAGTGAGAAGAATAGACTGAGGCAGTGTAAACCTATGTGAGTACAGAACTCGGTGTTGTGTTTTTCGTTGACTGTATGGGTGCCAGTACGGGAATGTAATGTGGTGAGCTAGGAGTCAGCGTTGCTAGATCTCTCACTCTGATCCTGAAACAGACGAAGAGAGTGGAGCCCCTGAATCACCATCTCCCTTGAAAACGTGAAACAGCCACTCTTAGTAGGTAACAGTTGTAGGGTTTCCGGCAGTACTGTCATTTCCTAATGCCATCTTAGACGGTGATGTTCACTGGCCAAGGTTTCTACCGAAGGGGCGTTAGGTTCGACTATCTACAACACGGAGATGTTCCTAGCTGCGTCGACTGTGTTCGGGAAAACCTGTCAGTATATTACGACAAACATGTCATGAAATCATCATTATATATCATGCTACTTACATACGTTTTGTAGATTTACATAGCTGAGAGGGAGTAGAGAATAAGATAAAATATTAATGCGGGACATTTGAAGGCTTGAAATGACACTCCAAAGGAAATGTCTGTTCAGAAGTCCTGTTGAGCctctgcagaatttctgcagaaatCTTTCGAGTTTTCACCGACCTTGCTTGCCTATCCCATCACATTATTTACACTATAGACAAGCGTTAATTAGATTATTCATCGCAAACGTTTTTGTCAGAAATGAAGCAGTCAAAGCCCTGGTCTTAgaggttttcatattttatatctgACACATTCCTTGTGACATGACACTGGCCCACATTTCAGGGAAGCCTTGTCTGCCAAGAGATAATATCCTTAATGAGATGAGACCTGACATTACGACataatcaataaataaatatcaatgCATATACCGAAATGTATTCCACTAACTATACAAACAGAAATAACAATGAAAAATATAGGAGTGGATCTCTGAACATCACTAGCGACCTAAAAATATTCGTCATCTGTAAAGAGCTAATCTACTAAACTGTACCTTATACAGGCTGATGTGTGTTTGAGATTTTTGAACATTGTATTCTGTTTCTTCCCACACTTACCTGAGAAGGCCAAACGTTATATTACCTTGTACAAACTGTTTGTTATGATCGCCTTTGTGTACTTAACGTGTGAATGTCTTTGAGCATGGGAATGTGACGTGATGGCGGACCCCAGTTATTTACACTGAACCCACTTTGAGCATGAAATCTAGGTTAACCGAGCGATACTTAATATGATGCATTACCCATGTTAAGGCTAGCATACACCCCTGGTCGATATCAGAACTATTTTACGTATGATCAAGAGAAAATGATTACGATCTTTTTACGCAACAAAGCTAATATACACTCAAAATGAATGCTTATAtgtatgacatttcatttttgcaaaatttgcgtttcttttgctgttcagaatagactttgttttgttgtttaacatcagaCTCATCAGTTTAACTCAAACAACACAGTTAAATCGCTATTCTATGTTTATGAATGCGTCACTCCATGTGCGGTTGTGCTGGTGTACACAGCTACAAGTAGTTTAATGGTATCTCGGGGTATGTCATCTGAGTTGGTAGGATATCCTTTGGCTAATTTCATTCCAGTGTTAGAACCATCTTTGTATAGAAATTTATGGACAACTGGTACAAACCTTTAAATGGAAGTTCATTTAATTGGTCCATTCGTAGTAAATGCTGATACTCTCCAGATGATTCTATTCGATAAAGTATTTTATTACGCTGCGAGTAATCGGTCCTTGATTATtacatttgaaatatgaaatggCTGAAAGTTGAGAAAAGTGAATTGGTGGAATTTGCAATTACTTGAAAAAATTATTTCATGCATTACaacatgacttcaaacatgttttcaaaggCAAGCATCAAACAAGTACCTATAGTTACCACACCTTCCTGATGCCTGACCCTGTGTAACTGTGGAGTGACAATATAAACACATTTATCCCAAGGACTTTACATATTCCCTTTCGGCGATACAGTGAGAGACGAGACTTATAAACATTCAGCATTGTCTACCAGTGTGTGACCCGGGAAACCGGAGACGTCGTCTTCTCTGAGTCCATTCAAACCAGATTTTCTCTCATGTGATACGGTTGCATGCATTTGGGGCAACATAAAGCTGTCACAGATAGAACATCTGACAGTAGTGCAGTGATTCAGTTTAGAAGTAAGTCTGTTGAATGATAACGACCTCTCCAGTGCTTTGTACAGAGACACGTTTATGCACCTATGATCTACACCAAGACCGTTCTTAGcgataacaacatccaccaggtTTGATACAAGCGCACACGAAGGAACCAATGCACATGGACAGGTTATACTTTGTGACAACCGACACATCGACGTTCGACATAAAGgtgttaaaaaatatataacgaGGGTCTAGTCATGATCTTTTCTGGCTGACAGCACAATTCACGTCtggtacaatgtacaatgacaAGCAATCAGTTTCGTCAGCGCTCTACCACCCGAtctttatttcagttttatttcttgggGTTAGCGAGGTTATGCGGACGTATGCAGTTCCGAAAGCTCCACGGCAGCAAATGTCCACCCTGGACAGATGTATAGAGTGTGTACGTCTTGATAATAGGAGAATAGAACTGAACATTAGGAAGCGGCCAATATGAAAATGTACTATTGGCAAGTCTTTAAATCAGTGttgttggttgattgctgtttaacgcaacactcagcaataccgCAGCTATATTACTATACAGCCACAAAGAACTAACAGTCACCTCTCAACAGAATCAGTTTAGTGATATAAAAAGATCACAGTCAAAGTTGtcaaatttattattttttaacaaatactCTTCAGTTTATTCGTGGGTATTTGCATTGAATCTTGAATTAAAGACGCAAGAACACATGGTCAAACAACGCTGTGTTGAAGTTTCAGTGGACCTACAAGGTACCCAagattgacacaaacacaaaatgatGATTGAAGAAGGAATATATAGGGGTCCAGCTTTTAGTTCGAGAAAACTAATTTCGAACTAATCAAAACTTCGACACTGCTGGTCCGATTTAACCAAAGAATACATGTCAATAACATCCCTTTGTAAACCCATGAGCGATAAGCATTTTTAACATGCATGAAAACACTCACTGTTGTAAATCACCACGAATGGTGGTCCTCATAATACAAGCAAACGGAATGGTGCCGAAAGCAATACACCTCCGCGAACGGCACTAATTCTAATGCATCTCCAAAAAACGGTGCCCAAAGTCATATGGTAACCATTGTAATACTCATAAGTGAAGGCAAAAATTCAACACACGATCACTAACGGCACACAGCTGTTAAACCCCTCCTTGAAAGGTAGAGACTGAAAGACAAAGATTGCTGTCCAAGTTCACAAAAGGTAGAGACTGCTGTCCACCTTGGCGAATGGCAAAGGTTGCTTTCTATCTCCACGAATGCTAAAGATTGCTGTCCTCCTCCATGAAAGACAAAGACTGCCGTGTACCTCCACGAACGGCAAAGAGTACTACACGACGCCACGAACCTTTCATAACACACTTATTCTAGAAGCTCACAGCTTCACTTTCCAATTGGTGAGATTCCGTAGACTGTTAGGAACCTTATATCTGAACATGAGAAAGTCTGAATAATACACTTCCATAAGCTGATCCAACAAGACTGGGGGGATCTGGCTATAGAATTGACGAAGAAGTTCCTCAGTTTCCGCATGCTTGTAGGAAGCGGATCGTTTCGGAAACTGGACTATCTTTGACGCACCTATCTTGTCTAGAAGGCGCACCGAGTCCTCCTGAAGGTCATCATAGGAACTGACAAGGTCATAATTTATAAGGCAAGGATGACAAAGCTCTGTCATCTTCTCCCAATGTTCATTGAGCGGTTCTCGACGTGTATAATCAGTCAAATAATGAACATATTCACCAAATGACACATCTTTGCCATCAGGATTTGTATTCCAGGAGTTGGCTCGATACTTTCTGACGATATTTTTTCCATAACGTTTGTGAAAGAATGGATTCTTCCCTTTAAACTTGTTCCTGTAAGCTGATAATATTCTTTCAAATGGTTCTCGAGTGAACACAAACTTGTAGTAGTTTTTCAGTCTGTATTTAATGTCCTCGATTGACAGGTCACTCAGGTAGGTCAAATAGTCATCATAGGAACCATGGACGTCGGATGCT includes:
- the LOC137272966 gene encoding carbohydrate sulfotransferase 11-like isoform X2, which translates into the protein MRSWVIGYLKTALIVVGVVSVLLPLSLVLTSKIRPDTSSGAMQRVFVEASRLKKLLSVAETDSRQHDSQRAVRYRNRKDFCAANGNRIITPDIFKHIIVNDKYKILYCSVPKVACTNWRRVMLILTGKMNTTDPMKIKASDVHGSYDDYLTYLSDLSIEDIKYRLKNYYKFVFTREPFERILSAYRNKFKGKNPFFHKRYGKNIVRKYRANSWNTNPDGKDVSFGEYVHYLTDYTRREPLNEHWEKMTELCHPCLINYDLVSSYDDLQEDSVRLLDKIGASKIVQFPKRSASYKHAETEELLRQFYSQIPPVLLDQLMEVYYSDFLMFRYKVPNSLRNLTNWKVKL
- the LOC137272966 gene encoding carbohydrate sulfotransferase 11-like isoform X1 produces the protein MKTSRMRSWVIGYLKTALIVVGVVSVLLPLSLVLTSKIRPDTSSGAMQRVFVEASRLKKLLSVAETDSRQHDSQRAVRYRNRKDFCAANGNRIITPDIFKHIIVNDKYKILYCSVPKVACTNWRRVMLILTGKMNTTDPMKIKASDVHGSYDDYLTYLSDLSIEDIKYRLKNYYKFVFTREPFERILSAYRNKFKGKNPFFHKRYGKNIVRKYRANSWNTNPDGKDVSFGEYVHYLTDYTRREPLNEHWEKMTELCHPCLINYDLVSSYDDLQEDSVRLLDKIGASKIVQFPKRSASYKHAETEELLRQFYSQIPPVLLDQLMEVYYSDFLMFRYKVPNSLRNLTNWKVKL